One stretch of candidate division TA06 bacterium DNA includes these proteins:
- a CDS encoding chromate resistance protein yields the protein MKWITRAHVHVDRVACPWLIKRFVDADAEFVFVAKDLVDAEAKRLNAIPFDAPGVELGHQDGHCSFVSIVKKYNLKDPALLKLADVVNAADTGTMDKNPFATGLEAIAVGYSLLYSDDHQNIEHQFRVYDALYNYFRMQGSK from the coding sequence TTGAAATGGATTACTCGTGCTCATGTCCACGTTGACCGTGTGGCCTGCCCCTGGTTGATTAAGCGATTCGTCGATGCTGATGCGGAGTTCGTCTTTGTCGCCAAGGATCTGGTTGACGCTGAAGCCAAACGGTTGAATGCGATTCCGTTTGATGCACCAGGTGTCGAATTGGGCCACCAGGACGGCCATTGCAGTTTCGTGTCCATCGTCAAGAAGTACAACCTGAAGGACCCGGCATTATTGAAGCTGGCTGATGTGGTCAACGCCGCCGACACCGGTACGATGGACAAGAACCCGTTCGCCACCGGCCTGGAAGCCATCGCCGTTGGCTATTCACTGCTCTATTCGGATGACCACCAGAACATCGAACACCAGTTCCGCGTGTATGATGCTCTTTACAATTATTTCAGGATGCAGGGATCGAAATGA
- a CDS encoding MFS transporter, which translates to MTDQRGNIWYSRIVEFLGLKRSMVALMSMVILVGLGEKMAERFLPIYLLALGGGFLSVGFLNGMDNLLSALYSFPGGYLSDRLGHKKALLVFNLIALFGYAIVILFPYWPAVFVGAVFFLSWTAISLPAIMGLVSKVLPQNKRTMGVSMHSLVRRIPMAVGPLIGGLLIGIYGDKTGVRLAFVAAFVLGLVSLLIQQVMIEDDKPTQVIAEKNPLKLWRFMGADLKRLLVSDILIRYAEQIPYAFVVVWCLKNNSISAFQFGILTAIEMAVAMLVYIPVAYLADKSTKKPFVVITFFNFTVFPLFLLFSHSFPMMVLAFVIRGLKEFGEPTRKAMIMDLAPEDKKAGMFGLYYLVRDVIVSLAAFGGAFLWQVSPAANLLTATGFGILGTLYFWVFGRDLKSV; encoded by the coding sequence ATGACTGACCAAAGGGGAAATATCTGGTATTCCAGGATCGTCGAGTTCCTTGGTTTAAAACGCTCGATGGTAGCCCTGATGTCCATGGTGATCCTGGTCGGTCTGGGCGAGAAGATGGCCGAGCGGTTCCTGCCGATCTACCTGCTGGCATTGGGCGGCGGGTTCCTGTCGGTGGGCTTCCTTAATGGAATGGACAACCTGCTATCGGCGCTGTATTCTTTCCCTGGCGGGTATCTGTCGGACAGACTGGGGCACAAGAAAGCCCTGCTGGTGTTCAACCTGATTGCGCTGTTTGGCTACGCTATAGTCATTCTTTTCCCGTATTGGCCAGCGGTTTTCGTCGGGGCTGTGTTCTTCCTGTCGTGGACCGCCATTTCATTACCGGCGATCATGGGCCTGGTCTCCAAGGTACTGCCGCAGAACAAACGCACCATGGGCGTGTCCATGCATTCACTGGTACGGAGGATACCGATGGCCGTAGGTCCCTTGATCGGGGGCCTGTTGATCGGCATCTATGGGGACAAAACTGGCGTGCGGTTGGCGTTCGTGGCGGCATTCGTCCTGGGCCTGGTGTCGCTGTTGATCCAGCAGGTAATGATAGAGGATGATAAACCCACCCAGGTCATAGCTGAGAAAAACCCGCTGAAGCTTTGGCGGTTCATGGGTGCGGATCTCAAACGGTTGCTGGTTTCGGACATCCTGATCCGTTACGCCGAGCAGATACCCTACGCCTTTGTGGTGGTGTGGTGCCTTAAGAATAATAGTATTTCCGCGTTCCAGTTCGGCATCCTGACCGCTATCGAAATGGCCGTCGCCATGCTGGTCTACATCCCGGTGGCGTATCTGGCGGACAAGTCCACCAAGAAGCCGTTCGTGGTGATCACGTTCTTCAATTTCACCGTATTTCCGCTGTTCCTGCTGTTCTCCCACTCTTTCCCGATGATGGTGCTGGCCTTCGTCATCCGGGGCTTGAAGGAGTTCGGGGAACCTACCCGGAAAGCTATGATCATGGACTTGGCCCCGGAGGACAAGAAGGCCGGGATGTTCGGGTTGTATTACCTGGTGCGCGATGTGATCGTATCGCTGGCTGCCTTCGGCGGAGCGTTCCTGTGGCAAGTGTCCCCGGCCGCCAATCTGCTGACAGCGACCGGTTTCGGCATACTTGGAACGTTGTACTTTTGGGTGTTCGGACGTGATCTGAAAAGTGTTTAA